A genome region from Brassica oleracea var. oleracea cultivar TO1000 chromosome C2, BOL, whole genome shotgun sequence includes the following:
- the LOC106324750 gene encoding ribosome biogenesis protein WDR12 homolog: protein MDGEGEDASKVIHVKFVTKLYPPFKAPVSSVVIPSNVTRLGLSSIVNSLLTLEKPEAFDFLIDGELIRMSLEQFLLAKGISAERTLEIEYIRAVAPRKEEKPSLHDDWVSAVDGSSPRFILTGCYDGLGRIWSSPGSCTHILEGHTGAISSVAFVNSQGGESVTVATASKDRTLRLFKVDTAESGDSTTRVRAYKILRGHKASVQSVVAEKHGSMVCSSSWDCTINLWNTDESESELSVSGKKRKGNNQAEEAQLEGEAVTTFVGHTQCVSSVVWPEEDVIYSCSWDHSVRRWDVPTGKDTLNLYCGKALNTVDVGGEGSALVAGGGSDPVLRVWDPRKPGTSAPVFQFSSHSSWISACKWHESSWFHLLSASYDGKIMLWDLRTAWPLSVIDTHKDKVLCADWWKGDSVVSGGADSNLRISSGISIS from the exons ATGGATGGAGAAGGAGAAGATGCATCTAAAGTAATTCACGTGAAGTTCGTGACGAAGCTTTACCCTCCGTTCAAAGCTCCGGTCAGCTCCGTAGTTATCCCTTCAAATGTCACTCGTCTCGGTCTCTCTTCAATCGTCAACTCTCTCCTCACTCTCG AGAAACCTGAGGCATTTGACTTCTTGATCGATGGGGAGCTTATTCGAATGTCACTCGAACAGTTCCTTCTCGCCAAGGGAATCTCAGCG GAACGAACTCTTGAAATCGAGTACATAAGGGCTGTTGCACCACGGAAGGAGGAGAAACCTTCACTGCATGATGACTGGGTCAGTGCCGTTGATGGTTCTTCTCCCAG GTTCATTTTGACTGGATGCTATGATGGTTTAGGAAG GATATGGAGCTCTCCTGGATCGTGTACACACATTTTAGAAGGCCACACTGGTGCAATCTCCTCTGTTGCTTTTGTTAACTCCCAAG GTGGAGAAAGTGTCACTGTAGCAACCGCCTCTAAAGATCGGACATTGAGATTGTTTAAG GTTGATACAGCTGAATCTGGTGACTCTACTACAAGAGTCAGGGCTTACAAGATACTGCGTGGGCACAAGGCGTCAGTGCAAAGCGTTGTAGCGGAGAAACACGGGAGCATG GTTTGCTCAAGTTCATGGGATTGCACGATCAATTTATGGAACACAGATGAGTCTGAGTCAGAGTTGTCAGTATCAGGGAAGAAAAGAAAAGGGAATAATCAGGCCGAGGAGGCTCAATTAGAG GGAGAGGCGGTGACTACATTTGTTGGACATACACAGTGCGTCTCATCAGTTGTTTGGCCAGAGGAAGATGTAATTTATTCCTGTTCATGGGACCATTCTGTAAGGAGGTGGGATGTTCCGACAGGGAAAGATACTTTGAACTTG TACTGTGGAAAAGCTCTCAACACGGTTGATGTTGGAGGTGAAGGTTCAGCACTTGTAGCTGGTGGTGGTTCAGATCCAGTCCTAAGAGTATGGGATCCTCGTAAGCCTG GAACATCTGCTCCAGTGTTTCAATTCTCTTCACACTCATCATGGATATCCGCCTGTAAATGGCACGAAAGCTCTTGGTTTCACTTGCTCTCAGCTTCCTATGATGGCAAAATCATGCTCTGGGATCTCAGAACAGCT TGGCCTTTGTCAGTGATCGACACACATAAGGATAAG GTATTATGTGCGGACTGGTGGAAAGGAGACAGCGTAGTGAGCGGAGGAGCAGACTCTAACCTTCGAATCTCTTCCGGAATCTCAATTTCTTAA
- the LOC106327107 gene encoding transcription initiation factor TFIID subunit 8, producing MTNGGGGEGGGSGKGNLFRGSDFAYALARMAVAQICEGVEITSYQESHAREGARFSSFHETALETLTEVVIQYIQSVGKTTQFYANMAGRVEGNALDIVQALEDLGSGLGFNGAPDVDHCLADSSVVKDIIRYTAEAEEVPFVYSLPRFPFNRGKRPAPSFTEVGAELPDEHIPVWLPAFPQTKVSNELEEETSVDKIQGEVQSKENGLSLPRLQRSVEVDRLKVQKSMDQKEVEKPSEEQPECNPFLAAPVWVGEKNVPRVFRPSLLTNEGVSIGHVPEKQTNKSHHIPPLEAFAPSSMIKDKSRLGETDGVEKNDDGRTQRALLRFKIGTRKATPVRWTRKESLEEKGWFLEDGDKREKNVELEEEPVTIDTNVK from the coding sequence ATGACCAATGGAGGAGGCGGGGAGGGTGGAGGAAGTGGGAAAGGCAATCTTTTTCGTGGCAGTGATTTCGCCTACGCGCTCGCTAGAATGGCCGTGGCGCAGATATGCGAGGGGGTCGAGATCACCTCTTATCAGGAGTCGCATGCACGCGAAGGTGCGAGGTTCAGCTCTTTTCATGAGACTGCGCTCGAGACGCTAACCGAGGTAGTGATACAGTACATTCAAAGCGTTGGGAAGACGACGCAGTTCTATGCTAATATGGCTGGTAGAGTAGAAGGTAATGCTCTGGATATTGTTCAAGCTCTGGAGGATTTGGGGTCTGGGTTGGGTTTCAACGGTGCTCCTGATGTTGACCATTGTCTTGCTGACTCCAGTGTGGTTAAGGATATTATACGTTATACAGCGGAAGCGGAGGAGGTGCCTTTTGTTTACTCTCTTCCTCGGTTCCCTTTTAACAGAGGGAAACGACCAGCTCCTAGCTTTACTGAGGTTGGAGCTGAGCTGCCAGATGAGCATATTCCAGTTTGGCTTCCTGCTTTTCCCCAAACCAAAGTGTCTAACGAGTTGGAGGAGGAGACTAGTGTTGACAAAATACAAGGAGAGGTGCAGAGTAAAGAGAACGGATTGTCTTTGCCGAGATTGCAGCGGTCTGTTGAGGTTGATAGGTTAAAGGTTCAGAAATCCATGGATCAAAAGGAAGTTGAGAAACCATCAGAGGAACAACCGGAATGTAACCCGTTCCTTGCTGCACCAGTTTGGGTTGGAGAGAAGAACGTGCCACGTGTGTTTCGCCCGTCACTGCTTACAAATGAGGGAGTTAGCATCGGCCACGTTCCTGAGAAGCAAACCAACAAGAGCCATCACATTCCGCCCCTTGAGGCGTTTGCTCCATCCAGTATGATCAAAGACAAGAGCAGATTAGGCGAAACCGATGGAGTAGAGAAAAATGATGATGGGAGAACTCAACGCGCGTTGCTCCGTTTCAAGATTGGGACTCGAAAGGCGACCCCCGTGCGTTGGACGAGAAAGGAGAGCTTAGAGGAAAAGGGTTGGTTTCTAGAGGATGGAGACAAGAGGGAGAAAAATGTAGAACTCGAAGAAGAGCCAGTAACCATTGACACAAATGTAAAATAG
- the LOC106327106 gene encoding protein LONGIFOLIA 1 — MSAKLLYNLSDENPNLNKQFGCMNGIFQVFYRQHCPARRVVVAGDELRSLPSGKAINNVCDTNVETEKSKKKKKKQRGVSSESSSRLSFSSSPCSSSFSSESQFEQHGLTQTSNGENPVRGGLMMSSGLRELVRNSIHKETRARDEEESARANASLLKESSPARRVVKLKDSPRFSYDERETRKTGAKFKETPRLSLDSRSNSFKSARSSSSPEPQELVTGHHRRTTSSIVAKLMGLEVIQDECVTDQVRENRFCDSPRPTLQKSRSSDSIKKTMMPAKFPMKAAEAATTLTVYGEIQKRLSQLEFKNSEKDLTALKQILEAMETTQKLMSKDDDNNGLSSTNFMQPVLSATTRSSSIVVTKAATASVFNDTGRSSSASSSPRSVTLPNVKVTNLRQSQRVTPRKQSAMDVTPRLGVYKGQTDSPTKNTATRALQSKNEMAKSQKPSVSPRTQPKKLGFEKQSRPTSPKPEQNKIQRQQLSRQQTESASLRRKPRGRQQSEDRLSDESSLRSDSNVSSASNLDSEVTSRYKYERNIDFKEQHTQKQRSPEMRSLPKPLKVTVEQPSPVSVLDVAFDEDESPSPVRKISVVFKDDDYLRSEESQWMNKHKALRRSIVWPESNGSLDQSDAELNEGIMEEGAEVNTGDHKYISEILLASGLLRDIDYSMLSIQLHQAHLPINPSLFFVLDQSKTSNVTQHDKKHRGIGFGQQQTANLIERSRRKLVFDTINEILARKFAAEGCTKQPYITSSISQLRRTNKSSKGKELLETMCSEIDRLQDNSKCILDEDDEDLIWEDLQGQGMNWKEIEGETPGLVLDIERLIFKDLISEVVTSEVAASPGMLSGKPRQLFNC, encoded by the exons ATGTCGGCGAAGCTTTTGTATAACTTGTCAGATGAGAATCCAAATCTAAATAAACAGTTTGGATGTATGAATGGGATCTTCCAGGTTTTTTACCGGCAACATTGTCCTGCGAGACGTGTTGTTGTAGCCGGAGATGAGCTCAGGTCTCTGCCTTCAG GGAAAGCAATTAATAATGTTTGTGACACCAACGTTGAAACG GAGAAGAGTAAGAAGAAGAAGAAGAAACAGAGGGGAGTCTCCTCTGAATCATCATCTAGGCTGTCCTTTTCTTCTTCACCATGCTCCTCAAGCTTCTCGTCTGAATCTCAGTTTGAACAACACGGTTTGACGCAAACGAGTAACGGTGAGAATCCAGTAAGAGGTGGTTTAATGATGTCGAGTGGTTTAAGGGAGCTTGTGAGAAACTCCATTCACAAAGAGACCAGAGCCAGAGATGAAGAAGAATCAGCAAGAGCTAACGCGTCTCTTCTCAAAGAATCATCACCAGCGCGGAGAGTAGTGAAGCTGAAAGACAGTCCTCGGTTCTCTTACGATGAGAGGGAGACGAGAAAGACAGGCGCCAAGTTCAAAGAGACGCCGAGGTTGTCATTAGACAGTAGATCGAATTCCTTTAAGAGTGCGAGATCTAGCTCTTCACCAGAGCCGCAAGAGCTTGTAACGGGCCATCACAGAAGAACAACGTCGAGTATTGTTGCTAAGCTGATGGGTCTTGAAGTCATTCAAGACGAGTGTGTTACTGATCAGGTCAGAGAGAACCGCTTCTGCGACTCCCCCAGGCCAACTCTACAAAAATCAAGAAGTTCCGATTCAATCAAGAAGACGATGATGCCTGCCAAGTTTCCTATGAAAGCAGCTGAGGCTGCAACTACGCTGACGGTTTATGGTGAGATACAGAAGCGACTTTCGCAGCTTGAGTTCAAAAACTCAGAGAAAGATCTCACAGCTCTGAAGCAAATACTCGAAGCAATGGAGACGACGCAGAAGTTGATGAGCAAAGATGATGACAACAATGGCTTGAGTTCAACCAATTTTATGCAGCCAGTTCTATCTGCAACGACAAGATCTTCGTCTATAGTGGTTACGAAAGCAGCAACTGCTTCAGTTTTCAACGACACAGGGAGATCGAGTTCAGCCTCTTCCTCGCCACGGAGTGTTACTTTACCAAATGTCAAGGTTACAAACCTGAGGCAAAGCCAGAGAGTCACTCCGAGGAAGCAAAGCGCCATGGATGTGACTCCAAGGCTGGGAGTTTACAAGGGCCAGACAGATTCACCAACAAAAAACACTGCTACCAGAGCGTTGCAGTCCAAAAACGAGATGGCCAAGAGTCAGAAGCCTAGTGTCAGCCCAAGAACACAGCCGAAGAAGCTGGGGTTCGAGAAGCAGTCTAGACCAACGTCTCCAAAACCAGAACAGAACAAGATCCAAAGACAACAACTTAGTAGGCAACAGACGGAATCAGCCTCCCTAAGAAGAAAACCTCGCGGCAGGCAGCAATCAGAAGACCGTTTAAGTGATGAAAGCAGTCTAAGATCTGACAGCAATGTAAGCTCGGCTTCTAACCTTGACAGTGAGGTTACAAGCAGATATAAATATGAAAGGAACATCGACTTCAAAGAGCAGCACACACAAAAACAAAGG AGTCCAGAGATGAGGTCGTTGCCAAAACCTCTGAAAGTTACGGTGGAGCAACCTAGCCCCGTTTCAGTTCTTGATGTAGCCTTCGATGAAGATGAGTCACCATCCCCTGTGAGGAAGATATCCGTTGTCTTCAAAG ACGATGATTATCTACGTTCTGAAGAGTCCCAGTGGATGAACAAGCACAAAGCCTTACGTAGATCGATTGTGTGGCCTGAGAGTAACGGGAGTCTAGATCAGTCAGATGCTGAACTTAATGAGGGTATCATGGAAGAAGGTGCGGAAGTAAACACTGGTGACCACAAGTACATCTCAGAGATACTGTTAGCATCCGGGCTTCTAAGAGATATCGACTACAGTATGCTAAGCATTCAGCTGCACCAAGCACACCTACCGATCAATCCTAGCCTTTTCTTCGTCCTGGATCAGAGCAAGACCAGTAATGTGACTCAACATGACAAAAAGCACAGAGGCATAGGATTCGGACAACAACAGACGGCGAACCTGATAGAGAGAAGCAGGAGGAAGCTTGTATTTGACACCATAAACGAGATCTTAGCTCGCAAATTCGCAGCAGAAGGGTGTACAAAGCAACCATACATAACATCATCAATCAGCCAGCTAAGGAGGACAAACAAGAGTTCAAAAGGGAAGGAACTTCTGGAAACTATGTGTTCAGAGATTGATCGATTACAAGATAACTCAAAATGCATCTTGGATGAGGACGACGAAGACCTCATTTGGGAGGACTTGCAAGGTCAAGGCATGAACTGGAAGGAGATTGAAGGAGAGACGCCAGGGTTGGTGTTAGACATTGAGAGGCTGATCTTCAAGGACTTGATCAGTGAAGTTGTGACAAGCGAGGTTGCTGCTTCTCCAGGAATGCTCAGTGGGAAACCCAGACAGCTTTTCAATTGCTAA
- the LOC106326316 gene encoding expansin-A23-like, which translates to MARSFTVVIVLLTVVCHLLMSTIAATNAENGWVDAHATFYGGRKGQETMQGACGYGSLFEQSYGLATTALSTALFHNGTTRGACYEIICVNAPQSCIKGARPIRVTATNWCPPNYRDGSWCNPPRKHFDLSLPIFLKIAKYKAGIVPVKYRRVMCPKKSGVKFQLAGNPYFLMVTVFNVGRVGVVVEVKVKGSKTGWIKMTRNWAQVWDTNTVLTGQSLSFLVATSDGKRLKFNNIAPSNWQFNQTYDGKINF; encoded by the exons ATGGCTCGTAGTTTTACGGTGGTTATAGTGTTATTGACCGTCGTGTGTCACCTACTCATGAGCACCATTGCTGCCACTAATGCAGAAAACGGATGGGTCGATGCTCATGCCACTTTTTATGGGGGCAGGAAGGGTCAAGAAACTATGC AAGGAGCGTGTGGGTACGGCAGTCTCTTTGAGCAATCCTACGGTTTAGCGACAACGGCTCTAAGCACAGCTTTATTCCACAACGGAACCACGCGCGGTGCTTGCTATGAGATCATATGCGTCAATGCTCCACAGTCGTGCATCAAGGGAGCAAGACCTATACGCGTTACAGCTACAAACTGGTGCCCACCGAACTATAGAGATGGTAGTTGGTGCAATCCGCCACGGAAACATTTCGATCTTTCGCTACCGATCTTTCTCAAGATCGCTAAGTACAAAGCAGGGATCGTTCCGGTGAAGTACAGACGAGTCATGTGTCCGAAAAAGAGTGGCGTCAAGTTTCAGTTAGCTGGGAATCCTTACTTCTTGATGGTTACTGTTTTCAACGTTGGACGTGTGGGTGTTGTGGTTGAGGTTAAGGTGAAAGGTTCGAAGACTGGTTGGATTAAGATGACGAGGAATTGGGCACAGGTTTGGGATACGAATACGGTGTTAACCGGACAGAGTTTGTCGTTTTTGGTTGCTACAAGTGATGGGAAACGTTTAAAGTTTAATAATATTGCTCCATCTAATTGGCAGTTTAATCAAACTTATGATGGCAAGATTAATTTTTAG